One window of the Cydia splendana chromosome 18, ilCydSple1.2, whole genome shotgun sequence genome contains the following:
- the LOC134799566 gene encoding small ribosomal subunit protein uS5m — MTTRLLSLGNILSRPISLLYKPAPLLVNYAAANLKRNLGTTSVACVNFFNKLPAEKLWKSVTSVSNPGAKKGRGKGAGRIRIRDLNRGQMIGVGKINMLWPGLSAPVIRGRELLKQQRLPDDPERMDKLIKLRDSMTKFRRLKLSPIERGWSGTRMPGRSIGPPDPIGEDEFVGFDTKVLQLRSLLIMKGSLGRTRNYQAMVVTGNKQGLAGFGFGRSKEASAALRKARNRAGQKLMHFEIYNGRTIFHDFYTAFGKTKIFVQKKNEGYGLSCHRAIKEICEAIGIKDIRAKVEGSNNLQHIVKAFFIGLLQQRSHQQLAEEKKLHLVEYRQENEYYPKVIASPSEVRTKEEIRKDETLDFNQYVMNDKVILRKKKFPRFYETMPHYEIFLKKYEKFRNHEKIRKNLKVEYGEVKSFLTDKYPEEKTEEAN, encoded by the exons ATGACTACTAGATTACTTAGTTTGGGAAATATTTTAAGCAGGCCAATAAGCTTACTGTACAAACCAGCGCCTTTATTAGTTAATTATGCCGCTGCTAACCTCAAAAGGAACCTGGGCACTACATCAGTTGCTTGTGTAAATTTCTTCAACAAAT TACCTGCAGAGAAATTATGGAAGTCAGTAACTTCAGTAAGTAACCCTGGTGCCAAAAAGGGTCGTGGTAAGGGCGCGGGGCGTATCAGGATTCGTGATCTCAACCGCGGTCAGATGATTGGTGTGGGCAAGATCAACATGTTGTGGCCTGGTCTGTCTGCGCCTGTCATTCGTGGCAGAGAACTTCTGAAACAGCAACGCCTGCCAGATGACCCAGAAAG AATGGATAAACTCATTAAGCTTcgagattctatgactaaattcCGCCGCCTAAAGCTTAGTCCTATTGAGAGAGGTTGGTCCGGCACCCGCATGCCAGGCAGAAGTATTGGACCCCCGGATCCAATTGGTGAAG ATGAATTCGTTGGTTTTGACACCAAAGTGCTCCAGCTTCGTTCCCTACTTATTATGAAAGGAAGTCTTGGCCGCACAAGGAATTATCAGGCTATG GTAGTAACTGGTAACAAGCAAGGACTGGCTGGATTTGGTTTTGGACGGTCAAAAGAGGCATCTGCTGCCCTGCGGAAAGCCAGGAATCGAGCTGGACAGAAATTAATGCATTTTGAAATTTACAATGGACGCACAA tctTCCACGATTTCTACACAGCATTTGGTAAGACAAAAATATTTGTACAGAAGAAAAATGAAGGCTACGGGCTTAGCTGCCACAGAGCCATCAAGGAAATCTGCGAGGCTATTGGCATCAAGGACATCCGAGCAAAGGTTGAGGGCTCTAACAACTTACAGCACATTGTAAAGGCTTTCTTCATTGGACTACTTCAACAG AGGTCACACCAACAGCTGGCAGAGGAAAAGAAACTTCACCTAGTTGAGTATCGCCAAGAAAACGAATACTATCCCAAAGTGATAGCGAGTCCCAGTGAAGTGAGGACCAAAGAGGAAATACGTAAAGATGAAACCTTAGACTTTAACCAGTATGTCATGAATGACAAAGTTATATTGAGGAAAAAGAAATTCCCCCGGTTTTACGAGACCATGCCTCACTACGAAATATTCCTGAAGAAATATGAGAAGTTTAGGAATCATGAGAAGATCAGGAAAAACTTGAAGGTAGAATATGGAGAGGTAAAGAGTTTCCTCACTGACAAGTATCCGGAAGAAAAGACTGAGGAAGCAAATTAG